Proteins co-encoded in one Microcebus murinus isolate Inina chromosome 5, M.murinus_Inina_mat1.0, whole genome shotgun sequence genomic window:
- the MRPS10 gene encoding small ribosomal subunit protein uS10m isoform X1 — MAARTAFGTVCRRLWQGLGNFSVDSSKSSTAKNGGFLLSTNMKWVQFSSLHVETPKDLTKPTITISDEPDTLYKRLSVLVKGHDKAVLDSYEYFAVLAAKELGISIKVHEPPRKIERFTLLKSVHIFKKHRVQYEMRTLYRCLELEHLTGSTADVYLEYIQRNLPEGVAMEVTKTQLEQLPEHIKEPIWETVSKEKEEIKS; from the exons ggcttGGGCAATTTTTCTGTAGACAGTTCTAAGAGCAGTACAGCCAAAAATGGTGGCTTTCTTCT CAGTACCAATATGAAGTGGGTACAGTTTTCAAGCCTACATGTTGAAACTCCTAAGGATTTGACCAAACCTACG aTAACCATTTCTGATGAACCAGACACATTATATAAGCGTCTGTCAGTTTTAGTAAAAGGCCACGATAAGGCTGTATTGGACAGTTATGAATATTTTGCTGTGCTTGCTGCTAAAGAACTTGGTATCTCTATTAAAGT ACATGAACCTCCAAGAAAAATAGAGCGATTTACTCTTCTCAAATCAGTGCACATTTTCAAGAAGCACAGAGTTCAGTATGAAATGAGAACACTTTACAGATGTTTAGAG TTAGAACATCTTACTGGAagtacagcagatgtctacttgGAATATATTCAGCGAAACTTACCTGAAGGGGTTGCCATGGAAGTAACTAAG acacAATTAGAACAGTTACCAGAACACATCAAGGAGCCAATCTGGGAAACTGTAtccaaggaaaaagaagaaatcaagtcATAA
- the GUCA1A gene encoding guanylyl cyclase-activating protein 1, giving the protein MGNVMDGKSVEELSSTECHQWYKKFMTECPSGQLTLYEFRQFFGLKNLSPSASQYVEQMFETFDFNKDGYIDFMEYVAALSLVLKGKVEQKLRWYFKLYDVDGNGCIDRDELLTIIRAIRAINPCSDTTMSAEEFTDTVFSKIDVNGDGELSLEEFVEGVQKDQMLLDTLTRSLDLTRIVRRLQNSEQDGEEDGDPATEAAG; this is encoded by the exons ATGGGCAACGTGATGGACGGGAAGTCGGTGGAGGAGCTGAGCAGCACCGAGTGCCACCAGTGGTATAAGAAGTTCATGACCGAGTGCCCCTCCGGCCAGCTCACGCTCTATGAGTTCCGCCAGTTCTTCGGCCTCAAGAACCTGAGCCCGTCGGCCAGCCAGTATGTGGAGCAGATGTTTGAGACCTTTGACTTCAACAAg GACGGCTACATCGACTTCATGGAGTACGTGGCCGCGCTCAGCCTGGTCCTCAAGGGCAAGGTGGAACAGAAGCTGCGCTGGTACTTCAAGCTCTACGACGTGGACGGCAACGGCTGCATCGACCGCGACGAGCTGCTCACCATCATCCGG GCCATTCGAGCCATTAACCCCTGCAGCGACACGACCATGAGTGCGGAGGAGTTCACCGACACGGTGTTCTCCAAGATCGACGTCAACGGGGATG GGGAACTCTCCCTGGAAGAGTTCGTGGAGGGAGTGCAGAAGGACCAGATGCTCCTGGACACGCTGACCCGAAGCCTGGACCTGACCCGCATCGTGCGCAGGCTCCAGAACAGCGAGCAGGACGGGGAGGAGGATGGTGACCCGGCCACGGAGGCAGCCGGCTGA
- the MRPS10 gene encoding small ribosomal subunit protein uS10m isoform X3, which yields MKWVQFSSLHVETPKDLTKPTITISDEPDTLYKRLSVLVKGHDKAVLDSYEYFAVLAAKELGISIKVHEPPRKIERFTLLKSVHIFKKHRVQYEMRTLYRCLELEHLTGSTADVYLEYIQRNLPEGVAMEVTKTQLEQLPEHIKEPIWETVSKEKEEIKS from the exons ATGAAGTGGGTACAGTTTTCAAGCCTACATGTTGAAACTCCTAAGGATTTGACCAAACCTACG aTAACCATTTCTGATGAACCAGACACATTATATAAGCGTCTGTCAGTTTTAGTAAAAGGCCACGATAAGGCTGTATTGGACAGTTATGAATATTTTGCTGTGCTTGCTGCTAAAGAACTTGGTATCTCTATTAAAGT ACATGAACCTCCAAGAAAAATAGAGCGATTTACTCTTCTCAAATCAGTGCACATTTTCAAGAAGCACAGAGTTCAGTATGAAATGAGAACACTTTACAGATGTTTAGAG TTAGAACATCTTACTGGAagtacagcagatgtctacttgGAATATATTCAGCGAAACTTACCTGAAGGGGTTGCCATGGAAGTAACTAAG acacAATTAGAACAGTTACCAGAACACATCAAGGAGCCAATCTGGGAAACTGTAtccaaggaaaaagaagaaatcaagtcATAA
- the MRPS10 gene encoding small ribosomal subunit protein uS10m isoform X2, with protein MAARTAFGTVCRRLWQGLGNFSVDSSKSSTAKNGGFLLTNMKWVQFSSLHVETPKDLTKPTITISDEPDTLYKRLSVLVKGHDKAVLDSYEYFAVLAAKELGISIKVHEPPRKIERFTLLKSVHIFKKHRVQYEMRTLYRCLELEHLTGSTADVYLEYIQRNLPEGVAMEVTKTQLEQLPEHIKEPIWETVSKEKEEIKS; from the exons ggcttGGGCAATTTTTCTGTAGACAGTTCTAAGAGCAGTACAGCCAAAAATGGTGGCTTTCTTCT TACCAATATGAAGTGGGTACAGTTTTCAAGCCTACATGTTGAAACTCCTAAGGATTTGACCAAACCTACG aTAACCATTTCTGATGAACCAGACACATTATATAAGCGTCTGTCAGTTTTAGTAAAAGGCCACGATAAGGCTGTATTGGACAGTTATGAATATTTTGCTGTGCTTGCTGCTAAAGAACTTGGTATCTCTATTAAAGT ACATGAACCTCCAAGAAAAATAGAGCGATTTACTCTTCTCAAATCAGTGCACATTTTCAAGAAGCACAGAGTTCAGTATGAAATGAGAACACTTTACAGATGTTTAGAG TTAGAACATCTTACTGGAagtacagcagatgtctacttgGAATATATTCAGCGAAACTTACCTGAAGGGGTTGCCATGGAAGTAACTAAG acacAATTAGAACAGTTACCAGAACACATCAAGGAGCCAATCTGGGAAACTGTAtccaaggaaaaagaagaaatcaagtcATAA
- the GUCA1B gene encoding guanylyl cyclase-activating protein 2, with translation MGQQFSWEEAEAAGEMDVAELQEWYKKFVVECPSGTLFMHEFKRFFKVTGNEEATQYVEGMFRAFDKNGDNTIDFLEYVAALNLVLRGTLEHKLKWTFKIYDKDRNGCIDRLELLDIVEAIYKLKKACRAEMEAEQQGQLLTPEEVVDRIFLLVDENGDGQLSLNEFIEGARRDKWVMKMLQMDVNPGGWISQQRRKSAMF, from the exons ATGGGGCAGCAGTTCAGCTGGGAGGAGGCGGAGGCGGCCGGGGAGATGGACGTGGCGGAGCTGCAGGAGTGGTACAAGAAGTTCGTGGTGGAGTGTCCCAGCGGCACGCTCTTCATGCACGAGTTCAAGCGCTTCTTCAAGGTCACAGGCAACGAGGAGGCCACCCAGTATGTAGAGGGCATGTTCCGGGCCTTCGACAAGAATGGG GACAACACCATCGACTTCCTGGAGTACGTGGCAGCCCTAAACCTGGTGCTGAGGGGCACCCTGGAGCACAAGCTGAAGTGGACCTTCAAGATCTATGATAAGGACCGCAATGGCTGCATCGACCGCCTGGAGCTGCTGGACATCGTGGAG GCGATTTACAAGCTGAAGAAAGCCTGCCGGGCGGAGATGGAGGCCGAGCAGCAAGGCCAGCTGCTCACGCCCGAGGAGGTCGTGGACAGGATCTTTCTCCTGGTGGATGAGAACGGAGACG GCCAGCTCTCCCTGAACGAATTCATTGAAGGCGCCCGTCGAGACAAGTGGGTGATGAAGATGCTGCAGATGGACGTGAACCCGGGTGGCTGGATCTCCCAGCAGAGACGGAAAAGTGCCATGTTCTGA
- the CIMIP3 gene encoding ciliary microtubule inner protein 3 — MCKDSQKPFVPSHGPKIPTCKTVNSPHPPLPRTWKQDREQSLAAAYVPVVVDPRGPNPDKLRFHFYTSQYSNSLNPFYTLQKPTCGYLYRRDTDHTRKRFDVPSANVMLWRS; from the coding sequence gACTCACAGAAACCCTTTGTACCCAGCCATGGGCCAAAGATACCGACATGCAAAACAGTGAATTCTCCGCACCCGCCCCTGCCCCGGACGTGGAAGCAGGACCGCGAGCAGTCTCTGGCAGCAGCCTATGTGCCAGTCGTGGTGGACCCTAGGGGACCAAACCCGGACAAGCTCAGGTTCCATTTCTACACTTCCCAGTATTCAAACTCCCTGAACCCCTTCTATACCTTGCAGAAGCCTACCTGTGGCTACCTGTACCGCCGGGACACGGACCACACCCGCAAGCGCTTTGATGTGCCTTCTGCCAACGTGATGTTGTGGCGCTCCTAG